Proteins encoded within one genomic window of Halomonas sp. YLGW01:
- a CDS encoding HupE/UreJ family protein, translating to MIRDSRRIALALAPLALLSAGAASAHAGHEPGAGGLLAGLLHPLSGMDHLLALVAIGLWSVRQSRSLGWVVPGLAAGGMLLGAGLAWGGLFLPGVETGIALSVLLSGLLLATLVRLPAQIGAMLVVTFLVFHGQAHAVEMPVGASLLAYLAGFLLATLGLGQLGRAFGQALATRVPYLERMVGALVALAGGMQIMG from the coding sequence ATGATCCGTGATTCACGACGCATCGCTCTTGCCCTGGCGCCGCTGGCGCTGCTGTCTGCCGGTGCGGCCAGTGCCCATGCGGGCCACGAGCCCGGCGCGGGTGGCCTGCTGGCCGGCCTGCTGCATCCGCTGAGCGGAATGGATCATCTGCTGGCCCTGGTCGCCATCGGCCTGTGGAGTGTGCGCCAGTCACGCTCGCTTGGATGGGTCGTGCCCGGCCTGGCGGCGGGAGGCATGTTGCTGGGCGCCGGGCTTGCCTGGGGCGGGCTATTCCTGCCCGGGGTCGAGACCGGCATCGCCCTGTCGGTACTGCTCTCCGGCTTGCTGCTCGCCACCCTGGTGCGGTTGCCCGCACAGATCGGCGCGATGCTGGTGGTGACCTTCCTGGTCTTTCACGGTCAGGCCCATGCCGTCGAGATGCCGGTCGGCGCCTCGCTGCTGGCCTACCTGGCGGGCTTCCTGCTGGCGACGCTGGGCCTTGGTCAGCTGGGGCGCGCCTTCGGCCAGGCACTGGCGACGCGGGTGCCATATCTCGAGCGGATGGTCGGAGCCCTGGTGGCGCTGGCCGGCGGGATGCAGATCATGGGTTGA
- the ureG gene encoding urease accessory protein UreG has protein sequence MKHCLRVGVGGPVGSGKTALLKQLCRALRDHYDIAVVTNDIYTREDADFLLRHEALPADRILGVETGGCPHTAIREDASMNLAAIDDLQARHEGLELVLVESGGDNLSATFSPELSDLTLYVIDVSAGDKIPRKGGPGITKSDLLIINKIDIADQVHASLEVMERDSKMMRGERPFVFANLYDGVGVEEIIRFILDRGMLPERRPGTEKPVADAPAARPAL, from the coding sequence ATGAAGCATTGTTTGCGTGTCGGAGTCGGTGGTCCGGTCGGCTCCGGCAAGACCGCGCTCTTGAAGCAGTTGTGTCGTGCCCTGCGGGATCACTACGACATCGCCGTGGTCACCAACGATATCTACACCCGCGAGGACGCCGACTTCCTGCTGCGTCACGAGGCACTGCCTGCCGATCGCATCCTTGGCGTCGAGACCGGGGGCTGCCCGCATACCGCGATCCGCGAAGATGCCTCGATGAATCTCGCCGCCATCGACGATCTGCAGGCGCGCCACGAGGGCCTAGAGCTGGTGCTGGTGGAGTCCGGCGGCGACAACCTGTCGGCGACCTTCAGTCCGGAGCTCTCGGATCTGACCCTCTACGTGATCGACGTCTCCGCCGGGGACAAGATTCCCCGCAAGGGCGGGCCGGGCATCACCAAGTCCGATCTGTTGATCATCAACAAGATCGATATCGCCGATCAGGTGCATGCCTCCCTCGAAGTGATGGAGCGGGACTCGAAGATGATGCGCGGCGAGCGTCCCTTCGTGTTCGCCAATCTCTATGACGGCGTGGGCGTCGAGGAAATCATCCGCTTCATCCTCGATCGCGGCATGTTGCCGGAGCGTCGCCCCGGTACCGAAAAGCCCGTCGCCGACGCGCCGGCAGCGCGCCCGGCGCTCTGA